The Portunus trituberculatus isolate SZX2019 chromosome 49, ASM1759143v1, whole genome shotgun sequence genome contains a region encoding:
- the LOC123499228 gene encoding haloacid dehalogenase-like hydrolase domain-containing protein 2 isoform X1: MAKRIAAVLIDLSGTIHIEDTVIPGAIEALKRLRTTQVKIKFVTNTTKESKHVLHERLKKIGFSIDNEEIFTSLTAARQLIDKRNLRPLMLIADAAKEDFSGVCCENENSVLVGLAPEHFNYECLTTAFRLLLDGAPLIAIHKARYYKRGDGLALGPGAFVSGLEYSSGCKAEVVGKPEAAFFHSALQDLGCTPDQAVMIGDDMHDDVCGAMKAGLAGILVKTGKYRLGDEGQAEPSPSYVAEDFPQAVDFIINNLLQSQ, from the exons ATGGCAAAGCGGATTGCCGCAGTCTTAATTGATCTGAGTGGAACAATTCACATAGAGGATACAGTCATACCAGGTGCAATTGAAGCCCTCAAAAG GCTGCGAACAACACAAGTTAAAATAAAGTTTGTTACCAACACTACTAAAGAATCCAAGCATGTACTGCATGAAAGGCTTAAAAAGATTGGTTTCAGCATTGACAATGAAGAAATCTTTACATCTCTAACAGCTGCTCGCCAGCTGATAGATAAGAGAAACTTGCGTCCATTAATGCTCATTGCTGATGCAGCAAAAGAAGACTTTTCTGGAGTTTGCTGTGAAAATGAGAATTCTGTGCTTGTTGGACTGGCTCCTGAGCATTTCAATTATGAATGCTTGACAACTGCATTTAG gttgctCCTTGATGGCGCTCCACTCATTGCAATTCACAAGGCTCGCTATTATAAGAGAGGCGATGGTCTGGCACTGGGCCCTGGTGCTTTTGTGAGTGGCCTAGAGTATTCTTCAG GCTGCAAGGCTGAAGTTGTGGGAAAACCAGAGGCAGCTTTTTTCCACTCTGCTCTTCAAGACCTTGGCTGCACCCCAGATCAGGCTGTCATGATTGGAGAT GATATGCATGATGACGTGTGTGGGGCAATGAAGGCTGGACTTGCCGGTATCTTAGTGAAGACTGGCAAGTACCGACTGGGAGATGAAGGTCAAGcagaaccatcaccatcatacgTTGCTGAAGACTTTCCGCAGGCTGTTGATTTTATCATCAACAACTTGCTTCAATCTCAGTGA
- the LOC123499228 gene encoding haloacid dehalogenase-like hydrolase domain-containing protein 2 isoform X2: MAKRIAAVLIDLSGTIHIEDTVIPGAIEALKRLLLDGAPLIAIHKARYYKRGDGLALGPGAFVSGLEYSSGCKAEVVGKPEAAFFHSALQDLGCTPDQAVMIGDDMHDDVCGAMKAGLAGILVKTGKYRLGDEGQAEPSPSYVAEDFPQAVDFIINNLLQSQ, from the exons ATGGCAAAGCGGATTGCCGCAGTCTTAATTGATCTGAGTGGAACAATTCACATAGAGGATACAGTCATACCAGGTGCAATTGAAGCCCTCAAAAG gttgctCCTTGATGGCGCTCCACTCATTGCAATTCACAAGGCTCGCTATTATAAGAGAGGCGATGGTCTGGCACTGGGCCCTGGTGCTTTTGTGAGTGGCCTAGAGTATTCTTCAG GCTGCAAGGCTGAAGTTGTGGGAAAACCAGAGGCAGCTTTTTTCCACTCTGCTCTTCAAGACCTTGGCTGCACCCCAGATCAGGCTGTCATGATTGGAGAT GATATGCATGATGACGTGTGTGGGGCAATGAAGGCTGGACTTGCCGGTATCTTAGTGAAGACTGGCAAGTACCGACTGGGAGATGAAGGTCAAGcagaaccatcaccatcatacgTTGCTGAAGACTTTCCGCAGGCTGTTGATTTTATCATCAACAACTTGCTTCAATCTCAGTGA